The following proteins are encoded in a genomic region of Coffea eugenioides isolate CCC68of chromosome 6, Ceug_1.0, whole genome shotgun sequence:
- the LOC113774681 gene encoding WAT1-related protein At4g30420 gives MGYEDQKPLIFMVVLQFVYAGITLSTRASLLQGMSPRVFVVYRQALAALLVAPVAFFRSRKGGNTCSLGWKNFWLIFLVSLVGVTVNQNIYFEGLYLASSSIASAMGNLLPAITFVLAYIVGQEKINIRSLRSKAKFFGTIICVTGAISMVLLKGPKLLNKEFHSDPIHSILRLSKGGETWLLGCLLLFASNCCWSIWLILQAPVSKSYPDHLSLTAWMCFIAAWQSAIVAFFIEKDLDAWKLQTPLELGCLFFSAGASAISFFAQAWCICKRGPLFSAMFNPLSTVIVTFIASTFFREELYIGSLLGAIAVIFGLYIVLWGKAKDHMINSDVEKKPEEEKINYTIVVDESTDKLSCRIDLEEPLLHKQTIDLKDDQKH, from the exons ATGGGTTATGAAGATCAAAAGCCTCTCATTTTCATGGTTGTTTTGCAGTTTGTGTATGCAGGAATTACTCTATCTACAAGGGCTTCGCTCTTACAGGGAATGAGTCCCAGAGTTTTTGTGGTTTATCGGCAAGCCCTAGCCGCTTTGCTTGTAGCTCCTGTGGCATTTTTCAGGTCAAG GAAAGGAGGAAACACATGTTCTTTAGGATGGAAGAACTTCTGGTTAATATTTCTAGTTTCTCTTGTCGG TGTGACGGTGAACCAGAATATTTATTTTGAGGGACTATACTTGGCGTCATCATCAATAGCAAGTGCAATGGGGAATCTACTACCTGCAattacttttgttttggcaTACATTGTGGG acaagaaaaaataaacatcCGAAGCTTGAGAAGTAAAGCAAAATTCTTCGGCACGATCATATGTGTTACCGGAGCCATAAGCATGGTGTTACTCAAAGGGCCGAAGCTACTTAACAAAGAGTTTCACTCTGatccaattcattcaatattGAGATTGAGCAAGGGAGGTGAGACTTGGTTGCTTGGTTGTTTACTACTGTTCGCAAGCAATTGTTGCTGGTCAATTTGGCTGATTTTGCAG GCACCGGTGTCCAAGAGCTATCCTGATCATTTATCTCTAACAGCATGGATGTGCTTTATTGCTGCCTGGCAATCGGCAATTGTGGCATTCTTTATCGAGAAAGACTTAGATGCTTGGAAATTACAAACACCTCTGGAACTTGGATGTCTATTCTTTTCA GCAGGAGCATCAGCAATTTCGTTCTTTGCTCAGGCTTGGTGCATATGTAAAAGAGGACCACTTTTTTCTGCCATGTTTAATCCTTTATCCACTGTCATTGTGACCTTTATCGCCTCCACATTCTTTCGAGAAGAGCTCTACATTGGAAG CTTGCTCGGTGCAATTGCTGTAATATTTGGACTGTATATTGTGCTATGGGGCAAAGCTAAAGATCACATGATTAACAGCGATGTAGAAAAGAAGCCAGAGGAGGAAAAAATTAATTATACAATCGTTGTCGATGAATCCACAGACAAATTGAGTTGTAGAATCGATTTGGAAGAACCCCTTTTGCATAAGCAGACAATAGATCTCAAAGATGATCAGAAACATTAG
- the LOC113773384 gene encoding tetraspanin-8-like → MPRCSNSLLGILNFLTLLLSIPIIAGGIWLAKQSNTECERFLEKPVIVLGAFLLLVSLAGLIGSCCRVSWLLWVYLLVMFLLILLLFCFTIFAFVVTNKGAGEALAGKGYKEYRLGDYNTWLQKRVNKNWPRIRSCIQDSQICKRLIEQGATPLGQFNKETLSALQSGCCKPPDECKFTYVTPTNWTNPGTAGSTNPDCAAWGNDQKVLCYNCQSCKAGLLDNIKSDWKKEAILNIIVLVFLIIVYSIGCCAFRNNREDNAWKRYP, encoded by the exons ATGCCACGTTGCAGCAACAGTTTGCTTGGGATACTGAATTTTCTGACGTTGTTGTTGTCAATCCCAATAATTGCAGGTGGGATTTGGCTAGCAAAGCAGTCCAATACTGAATGTGAACGTTTTCTTGAAAAGCCAGTGATAGTATTGGGGGCGTTTCTGCTGTTGGTTTCATTGGCAGGACTCATTGGATCATGTTGCAGAGTTTCATGGCTTCTTTGGGTGTACCTTTTGGTCATGTTTCTGTTGATTCTGCTCCTCTTTTGCTTCACAATCTTTGCGTTTGTGGTTACAAATAAAGGTGCTGGTGAGGCCCTTGCAGGTAAGGGGTATAAGGAGTACAGGCTTGGGGATTACAACACTTGGTTGCAGAAAAGGGTGAACAAAAATTGGCCCAGGATTAGAAGTTGTATTCAGGACTCACAGATCTGCAAGCGCCTGATTGAACAAGGTGCCACTCCTTTAGGACAATTTAACAAGGAAACGCTTTCTGCTCTTCAG TCTGGATGCTGCAAGCCACCAGATGAGTGCAAATTCACCTATGTCACTCCAACCAACTGGACCAATCCAGGAACAGCAGGGTCTACTAATCCAGACTGCGCGGCTTGGGGTAATGATCAGAAAGTTCTATGCTACAACTGCCAATCATGCAAGGCTGGTCTGCTGGACAATATCAAGAGTGATTGGAAGAAGGAGGCCATTCTGAATATTATAGTGCTGGTCTTCCTCATCATAGTATACTCTATAGGATGCTGCGCATTCAGAAACAACAGGGAGGATAATGCATGGAAGCGCTACCCTTGA
- the LOC113775576 gene encoding cytochrome c oxidase subunit 6b-3: MAEIELKTAPADFRFPTTNQTRHCFTRYIEFHRCLAAKGDDSGECEKFAKYYRSLCPGEWVERWNEQRENGTFPGPL; encoded by the exons ATGGCTGAG ATTGAACTGAAGACTGCACCAGCTGACTTCCGATTCCCAACAACTAATCAAACTAGACACTGTTTCACACGCTACATTGAGTTCCACAG GTGCTTGGCTGCCAAGGGTGATGATTCTGGAGAATGTGAAAAATTTGCCAAGTACTATAGGTCCCTCTGTCCTGGTGAATGG GTTGAGAGATGGAACGAGCAGAGGGAGAATGGAACTTTCCCAGGGCCCCTTTGA
- the LOC113773634 gene encoding tetraspanin-15, with protein MAQNSAPPEEVVVPVPEEKNEAKEKEVAVTIPEAKNEAEEKEVAVLISEAKNEAKEKEAKEIPDDTTTTAAAATTNTSVAAKTDKMKIIVLSLTVLSFLLSFPILFSIAWLLYLRQYDCENLLDLPKLQLVIVIGLAIVFFVSNFVVKFGSRFPMLGLLLVVVPLILMLIVGLGLEGAFDMEARTIPGTPRWLEFRVDNDYNWKDVKSCLYATTTCRELALRSYTTKSFDFTASKLSSIESGCCLPPTSCGMEYVNATFWRKEDSTLDSSNPLERDCDLWKNDETILCYNCQACKDGFLKPLLGKWQNIGTFLIVMAALLSASHLLLFISTMLEQLRGYHKSKLIALSF; from the exons ATGGCTCAGAATTCTGCTCCCCCAGAAGAAGTTGTAGTGCCTGTTccagaagaaaaaaatgaagccaaagaaaaagaagtCGCAGTGACTATTCCTGAAGCAAAAAATGAAGCCGAAGAAAAAGAAGTTGCAGTGCTTATTTCTGAAgcaaaaaatgaagccaaagaaaaagaagcTAAAGAAATCCCTGATGATACTACCACCACTGCTGCTGCTGCCACTACTAATACTAGTGTGGCAGCTAAAACAGATAAAATGAAGATTATTGTGCTTTCATTAACCGTactttcatttcttctttccttCCCAATCCTCTTTTCAATCGCTTGGTTGCTATACTTGAGACAATATGACTGTGAAAACCTTCTTGACTTGCCAAAGTTACAACTTGTGATTGTCATTGGTCTAGCAATTGTCTTCTTTGTGAGCAACTTTGTAGTGAAGTTTGGAAGCCGGTTTCCTATGCTTGGACTTCTCTTAGTTGTGGTGCCACTGATTTTGATGCTGATTGTTGGTCTTGGACTTGAGGGTGCTTTTGACATGGAAGCTCGTACCATACCCGGTACTCCTAGATGGCTTGAGTTCAGGGTGGATAATGACTACAATTGGAAGGATGTCAAATCCTGCTTGTATGCTACGACGACATGTAGAGAGTTGGCGTTAAGGTCTTATACCACCAAATCCTTTGACTTCACAGCAAGCAAATTATCATCGATTGAG TCTGGTTGTTGTCTGCCGCCAACAAGCTGTGGAATGGAATACGTGAATGCCACATTCTGGAGGAAAGAAGATTCAACACTGGATTCGTCTAACCCATTGGAAAGGGATTGTGATCTATGGAAGAATGATGAAACCATTTTGTGCTACAACTGCCAAGCCTGTAAAGATGGATTTCTCAAACCATTACTTGGTAAATGGCAGAACATTGGGACCTTCCTCATTGTCATGGCTGCTCTGCTTTCAGCCTCGCATCTGTTGCTTTTTATTTCTACAATGTTGGAGCAACTTCGAGGATACCATAAAAGCAAATTAATCGCACTTTCATTTTAA
- the LOC113776434 gene encoding protein FLX-like 4 has product MTSRKHIPSAHEGRSVPGPAFIHHGALPAGHRPMEPLPPPELLDNRLAVQAAEIEQLAVDNHRLAASHGALRQDLVAAQQEIQKLADHIRSMQTESDIQIRVLLEKIAKMEVDIRAGESVKKDLQQAHSEARSLALARKELTAQVQKASQELEKACADVKKLPEMNTELDSLRKEHQRLRMTFEYEKGLNIAKVEKMRIMEKEMVGMHGELERLRAEVFNVEKRAHAPYTYGGPNINPHTFYPPAVHGSGGYVDNYGRPAVPMGAGPISPGMIPYGGSVTAGAPDGVGAVAGAVTGAAGNPSWTGTYDASHARR; this is encoded by the exons ATGACTTCGAGAAAACACATACCATCAGCACATGAAGGACGTTCTGTACCAGGTCCTGCTTTCATTCATCATGGTGCATTGCCTGCTGGCCATCGTCCGATGGAACCACTTCCTCCTCCTGAGCTTTTAGATAATAGATTGGCTGTTCAGGCAGCGGAAATTGAGCAGCTTGCTGTGGATAATCATAGGTTGGCAGCCTCCCATGGGGCTTTGAGGCAGGATCTTGTTGCTGCTCAGCAAGAAATACAGAAGCTTGCAGATCATATTAGAAGCATGCAGACTGAGAGTGATATCCAGATTCGTGTATTATTGGAAAAGATAGCAAAAATGGAAGTTGACATCAGAGCTGGTGAGAGTGTAAAGAAGGACTTGCAGCAAGCACATTCTGAGGCACGGAGCCTGGCATTAGCTAGAAAAGAGCTGACTGCTCAAGTACAAAAGGCCAGTCAGGAGCTGGAGAAAGCCTGTGCTGATGTCAAAAAATTACCGGAAATGAATACTGAACTCGATAGTTTAAGGAAAGAACATCAAAGGTTACG AATGACATTTGAGTACGAAAAAGGTTTAAACATAGCAAAAGTGGAAAAAATGCGAATCATGGAGAAGGAAATGGTGGGCATGCATGGAGAACTGGAAAGATTGCGTGCCGAGGTGTTCAATGTCGAGAAGAGAGCACATG CTCCCTACACGTATGGTGGACCCAACATCAATCCACATACATTCTACCCCCCTGCTGTACATGGTAGTGGTGGATATGTTGATAATTATGGAAGACCTGCTGTTCCGATGGGTGCTGGGCCTATATCCCCGGGAATGATCCCGTATGGTGGTTCCGTCACTGCAGGTGCTCCTGATGGAGTTGGAGCTGTAGCAGGAGCTGTTACTGGGGCTGCTGGGAATCCTTCATGGACGGGAACATATGATGCCTCGCATGCTCGGAGGTGA